The following proteins are encoded in a genomic region of Brachypodium distachyon strain Bd21 chromosome 1, Brachypodium_distachyon_v3.0, whole genome shotgun sequence:
- the LOC104581522 gene encoding protein KTI12 homolog, which translates to MALVVMCGQPCSGKSEAAACLAASLRSSAADVTVRVIDESSLHLGRNDSYKDMVVEKNLRGVLRSEVDRSVSRDSIIIVDSLNNIKGYRYELWCLARASGIRYCVFFCDTEVDHCREWNGKRQEKGEPSYDSNIFEDLVRRFERPDRRSRWDSPLYELVPFRDGVVELSPVIAEAVSYLTKKLDSKTRDVKVLQPTIATQSVRTTEANSLYEMDKATQEVVSAIVEAQSCGLGLAVNKLSLGPNLPTINLQRSVGLPELRSLRRTFIKLAGQYSLSGPPPPTDADSAKRMFVDYLNREIGA; encoded by the exons ATGGCACTCGTGGTGATGTGTGGGCAGCCATGCAGCGGCAAGTCAGAGGCTGCGGCTTGTCTCGCTGCATCTCTCCGCTCTTCCGCCGCTGATGTCACTGTCCGTGTCATTGACGAATCATCGCTCCATCTTGGACGCAATGATAGCTACAAAG ATATGGTTGTGGAGAAAAACTTAAGAGGAGTTCTTAGATCAGAAGTTGATAGGTCCGTGTCACGGGACAGCATAATCATAGTGGATTCTCTGAACAATATTAAG GGGTACCGGTATGAGCTGTGGTGTCTTGCACGTGCTTCGGGAATAAGATATTGTGTG TTCTTTTGTGATACAGAAGTGGACCATTGTAGGGAATGGAACGGCAAGCGTCAGGAGAAAGGAGAACCCTCATATGATAGTAATAT ATTTGAAGATCTGGTAAGGAGATTCGAGAGGCCAGATAGGCGCAGCCGCTGGGACTCCCCCCTTTATGAGTTAGTTCCATTTAGAG ATGGAGTAGTGGAATTGTCTCCTGTTATTGCTGAGGCTGTATCATATTTGACTAAGAAATTGGATTCAAAAACAAGAGATGTAAAAGTTCTCCAACCAACAATAGCCACTCAGTCT GTACGGACAACTGAGGCTAATTCACTCTATGAGATGGACAAAGCAACTCAG GAGGTGGTCAGTGCAATCGTTGAGGCGCAATCTTGTGGTCTTGGCCTTGCGGTGAATAAGCTTTCTCTTGGGCCTAACTTGCCAACT ATTAATCTTCAAAGATCAGTTGGCCTACCTGAGCTACGAAGCCTCCGGCGCACTTTCATCAAGCTGGCAGGGCAGTACAGCTTAAGTGGACCACCCCCACCAACAGATGCTGATAGTGCGAAGAGGATGTTTGTAGACTATTTAAACCGAGAAATCGGTGCTTGA
- the LOC104581525 gene encoding uncharacterized protein LOC104581525, with the protein METPEAAAGAAEVIVPVGAQKHDPAWQHCVMVRSAGRVRLKCAYCGKHFLGGGIHRFKEHLARRPGNACLCPKVPAEVEDVMVRSLEEVAAKKQRKKFLADGRRQQQIAGVLDSSPSNGSGAEMGVSSPVNMFTLNQVPVEDTPPLETRESNANAAATATASKKRKKTVAVRHALSAPPLAQQPLQPATTPPAAQTHQFAQQPLQPATTPSAAQTHQPHHQTVMALDAAALSSSTHFNPTGSEKEQVCMAVGRFLYDAGVPLEAVNSVHFQPMVDAIAAVRGRPEVLSYHDFRGCILKKSLDEVMAQVEFYKRSWARTGCSLLADEWMTDKGRTLMNLSVYCPEGTMFLKSVDATDIVASPDMLCELLKSVVEELGEKNVVQVITKNSEVHAAAGERLGEMFPTLFWSPCTYLCIDGMLEDFSKVPAISEMISNAKAITGFIYNSALALSLMNKHLHGKDLLVPAETRAAMNFVTLKNMYSLKDALQAMVSSDEWIHCLLPKKPEGVEVSNIVSNLQFWSSCAAVVRITEPLIHLLKLVGSNKRPAMGYVYAGLYQAKVTIKKELVMKSDYMAYWNIIDWRWDNHVQRPLHSAGFFLNPLFFDGIRANVSNEIFSGMLDCIERLVSDVKIQDKIQKELNMYRSEAAGDFRRQMAIRARRTLPPAEWWYMYGGSCPNLTRLAVRILSQTCSAKGCDQTHIPFEQIHDPRMSIFERQRMHYLTFVQYNLRLQHRQQSKVKAFDPVSVDNIDIVDDWVVDRPSLFSGPEEQPNWMEISQPVNGVAPTATGPGDDEFESFIEGVDDEMIQGASRGNQGDDDGDD; encoded by the exons ATGGAGAccccggaggcggcggcgggggcggcggaggtgatAGTGCCGGTGGGCGCGCAGAAGCACGACCCGGCGTGGCAGCACTGCGTGATGGTGCGGTCGGCGGGGCGGGTGCGGCTCAAGTGCGCCTACTGCGGCAAGCacttcctcggcggcggcatccACCGCTTCAAGGAGCAcctcgcgcgccgccccgGCAACGCCTGCCTCTGCCCCAAGGTccccgccgaggtcgaggaCGTCATGGTCCGCAGCCTCGAGGAGGTCGCCGCCAAGAAGCAGCGCAAGAAGTTCCTCGCCGACGgcaggcggcagcagcagatcGCTGGCGTGCTAGATTCTTCGCCCTCcaacggcagcggcgccgagATGGGGGTCAGCAGCCCCGTCAACATGTTCACGCTCAACCAGGTGCCCGTCGAGGACACGCCGCCGTTGGAGACGAGGGAGAGTAATGCTaatgctgctgctactgctactgctagtaagaagaggaagaagacggtgGCGGTGAGGCACGCCTTGAGCGCTCCTCCTCTTGCCCAGCAGCCTCTCCAGCCTGCTACAACCCCTCCTGCTGCACAGACGCATCAGTTTGCCCAGCAGCCTCTCCAGCCTGCTACAACTCCTTCTGCTGCTCAGACGCATCAGCCTCATCATCAGACTGTCATGGCGCTTGACGCAGCCGCACTATCGTCGTCGACGCATTTCAATCCAACCGGCTCAGAGAAGGAGCAGGTTTGCATGGCAGTCGGGAGGTTCTTGTACGATGCCGGTGTGCCATTGGAGGCAGTGAATTCCGTTCATTTCCAGCCGATGGTCGACGCTATCGCGGCTGTGCGAGGGAGGCCTGAGGTGCTCTCTTACCATGACTTCCGAGGCTGCATTCTGAAGAAGTCGCTGGACGAAGTGATGGCCCAGGTTGAGTTCTACAAGCGGTCATGGGCCCGGACGGGGTGCTCGCTGTTGGCTGATGAGTGGATGACTGATAAAGGCAGGACCTTGATGAACTTGTCAGTGTATTGCCCAGAAGGCACTATGTTTCTGAAATCGGTCGATGCAACAGACATTGTTGCATCGCCAGATATGCTGTGTGAGCTACTGAAGAGCGTTGTTGAGGAGCTTGGGGAGAAAAATGTTGTCCAAGTAATCACAAAGAACTCTGAGGTTCATGCAGCGGCAGGAGAAAGGCTAGGCGAAATGTTTCCTACATTGTTCTGGTCTCCATGCACTTACCTGTGCATTGATGGTATGCTTGAAGATTTTAGCAAGGTGCCGGCAATTAGTGAGATGATAAGCAATGCGAAAGCCATCACTGGATTTATTTACAACAGTGCACTTGCATTGAGTTTGATGAATAAGCATCTGCATGGGAAGGATCTGCTAGTTCCTGCAGAGACTCGTGCTGCTATGAACTTCGTCACGCTCAAGAACATGTACAGTCTGAAGGACGCTTTGCAAGCCATGGTCAGTTCAGATGAATGGATACACTGCCTGCTGCCAAAGAAACCTGAAGGGGTCGAAGTGAGCAATATCGTTAGTAATTTGCAATTTTGGTCTTCTTGTGCTGCGGTTGTTCGCATCACCGAACCACTTATACATCTTCTTAAGCTAGTTGGCAGCAACAAGAGACCTGCAATGGGGTATGTTTATGCTGGATTATACCAAGCAAAAGTAACAATCAAGAAAGAGCTGGTGATGAAAAGCGACTACATGGCTTACTGGAATATTATTGACTGGAGATGGGACAATCACGTGCAGCGGCCACTTCATTCAGCTGGATTCTTCCTGAATCCACTATTTTTTGATGGAATTCGAGCTAATGTATCGAATGAGATTTTCTCAGGAATGCTAGATTGCATAGAAAGACTGGTGTCTGATGTCAAAATCCAAGATAAAATTCAGAAGGAGCTCAATATGTACCGGAGCGAGGCAGCAGGGGATTTTCGTAGGCAAATGGCCATCCGAGCCAGACGAACTTTACCACCTG CTGAATGGTGGTATATGTACGGAGGATCTTGCCCAAATTTAACACGTTTAGCAGTACGTATCCTCAGCCAAACCTGCAGTGCTAAAGGATGTGATCAGACACACATTCCCTTTGAACAAATCCATGACCCAAGAATGAGTATTTTTGAACGCCAACGCATGCATTACCTCACCTTTGTTCAATACAACCTACGGCTACAACACAG GCAACAAAGCAAGGTTAAGGCATTTGATCCTGTCTCAGTAGACAATATAGACATAGTTGATGATTGGGTTGTGGATAGACCTTCACTGTTTTCGGGACCGGAGGAGCAGCCAAACTGGATGGAGATTAGTCAACCAGTCAACGGGGTGGCACCAACAGCAACAGGACCTGGAGATGATGAATTTGAGTCCTTCATCGAAG GAGTTGATGATGAAATGATCCAAGGTGCTTCCCGGGGAAACCAgggtgatgatgatggcgaTGACTGA
- the LOC104581526 gene encoding dnaJ homolog subfamily B member 8, which yields MPPPVQATAPRPQLPLSQHPRRPAPPPQNLLRLRLRAVAPLLSSSSSSSSSFPRTRRSCVRVRAGAGGGRRRESPYEVLGLPPSAAPADIKRAYRRLALKYHPDVNKEANAQEKFLRIKHAYNTLMNSESRSKYASSGSGTDSSSWASRSSKSADAAAEEEQFYGFADFLKDLQEEFQNWEASLNSDQKPKSLWEELSAIGEEFVEFLENELKIEDSSPEEDNSNDSYTQFGGKSGGSRGDNATTNSSDDGMSDIEAVLEQLKKELGLS from the exons atgccgccgccggtccaGGCCACCGCACCACGTCCCCAACTCCCTCTCTCACaacacccccgccgccccgctccgccgccgcagaatctcctccgcctccgcctccgcgccgtcgctcccctcctctccagctcctcctcctcctcctcctcgtttCCGCGGACGCGACGGTCGTGCGTGCGGGTCCGCgcgggagccggcggcgggcggaggagggagtcCCCGTACGAGGTGCTCGGcctgccgccgtccgccgcgcccgccgacATCAAGCGCGCGTACCGGCGGCTCGCGCTCAAGTACCACCCGGACGTCAACAAGGAG GCGAACGCGCAGGAGAAGTTCCTTCGGATCAAGCACGCGTACAACACGCTGATGAACTCGGAGAGCCGGTCCAAGTAcgccagcagcggcagcggcacggaTTCGTCATCTTGGGCATCCCGGAGCAGTAAATCAGCTGACgctgcagcagaagaagagcaaTTCTACGGGTTTG CGGATTTCCTTAAAGATCTGCAAGAGGAATTTCAGAACTGGGAAGCTAGCCTGAATTCAGACCAGAAACCTAAAAGCTTGTGGGAAGAATTATCA GCAATTGGCGAGGAATTTGTCGAGTTTCTAGAGAACGAACTGAAGATCGAAGACTCTAGTCCCGAGGAAGACAATTCAAATGATTCATACACGCAGTTTGGAGGGAAAAGCGGTGGTTCTCGGGGCGACAATGCAACAACAAACAGCTCTGATGATGGCATGTCTGACATAGAGGCTGTCCTTGAGCAGCTAAAAAAAGAACTTGGGCTCAGCTAG
- the LOC100829272 gene encoding hsp70 nucleotide exchange factor fes1 has product MAKEGAGGGPDWNGLLKWSLAHGDGTNPPRALSEEDRKWFMEAMQANTIDVVSRMKEITQVMKTPDDVLQSHGVTPENIEDMLDELQEHVESIDMANDLHSIGGLDPLLGYLKNSHAGIRAKAAEVVSTIVQNNPKSQQLVMESNGLEPLLTNFKSDPSTTARTKALGAISSLVRNNQPGLAAFCLGNGYAALKDALGSDDARLQRKALHLMQYLLDNKADRSVATELGLPNLMMHLASSDDAGVREAALGGLLQLARDKTPAAGNTLPDQDKLKDVLRSRIEGISSMDADDLHAAREERQLVDSLWKECYNEPSSLREKGLVVLPGEDAPQQPPPDVAGKMFEPPLRAFAAVSSEGSDSGSGKKDPPLLLGP; this is encoded by the exons ATGGCCAaggaaggagcaggaggagggccGGACTGGAACGGCCTGCTCAAGTGGAGCCTCGCCCACGGCGACGGCACCAACCCGCCGCGCGCCCTCAG CGAGGAGGACAGGAAATGGTTTATGGAGGCAATGCAGGCGAATACGATCGATGTTGTCAGCAGGATGAAAGAGATCACCCAGGTGATGAAGACCCCTGACGATGTGTTGCAGTCTCATGGTGTGACTCCAGAGAACATTGAAG ATATGTTGGATGAGTTACAAGAGCATGTGGAGTCGATTGATATGGCAAATG ATCTCCATTCTATTGGTGGATTAGATCCTCTACTTGGTTACTTGAAAAATTCACATGCTGGCATCCGAGCAAAGGCAGCAGAAGTTGTGAGTACAATTGTGCAAAATAATCCGAAAAGTCAGCAGCTTGTCATGGAATCTAATGGACTGGAGCCACTGTTGACAAACTTCAAATCTGATCCTAGCACAACTGCCCGCACAAAAGCTCTTGGAGCAATATCTT CTCTGGTTCGTAATAACCAACCTGGACTTGCTGCCTTTTGCCTAGGAAATGGCTATGCTGCACTGAAAGATGCTCTTGGTTCTGATGATGCTAGACTTCAGAG GAAAGCTCTACATCTCATGCAATACCTGTTAGACAACAAGGCGGATAGGAGCGTTGCTACAGAGCTTGGTCTCCCAAATCTAATGATGCACCTCGCCTCCAGCGACGATGCTGGAGTTCGAGAGGCCGCCTTAGGCGGTCTCCTTCAGCTGGCACGGGACAAGACACCCGCTGCTGGCAACACCCTACCTGATCAAGACAAGCTGAAAGATGTCCTCAGGAGCCGGATCGAAGGCATCAGCTCAATGGACGCTGATGACCTCCATGCAGCCCGTGAGGAGCGGCAACTCGTCGACTCTCTCTGGAAGGAGTGCTACAACGAGCCATCGTCTCTCAGAGAGAAGGGCCTCGTGGTGCTCCCCGGAGAGGATGCGCCCCAACAGCCGCCACCAGATGTTGCCGGGAAGATGTTCGAGCCACCACTCCGCGCATTTGCTGCGGTCTCGTCCGAAGGTTCTGACTCCGGCAGTGGGAAGAAGGATCCACCCTTGCTGCTAGGCCCATGA
- the LOC112269745 gene encoding cyclin-dependent protein kinase inhibitor SMR5-like, with amino-acid sequence MEVELRMESDGAWGTTAAEEEAGWKTPRRDECRIPAVPAACPPPPPRKRPAELGKKKAAPPKGGYFNPPDIESLFRLAPPQAA; translated from the coding sequence ATGGAGGTGGAGTTGCGGATGGAGAGCGACGGCGCTTgggggacgacggcggcggaggaggaggcggggtggAAGACGCCGAGGAGAGACGAGTGCCGCATCCCGGCGGTGCCAGCGgcgtgcccgccgccgccgccgaggaagaGGCCGGCGGAGctcgggaagaagaaggcggcgccgcccaaGGGGGGTTACTTCAACCCGCCGGACATCGAGTCCCTCTTCCGGCTCGCGCCACCGCAGGCCGCCTAG
- the LOC100834173 gene encoding uncharacterized protein LOC100834173, with amino-acid sequence MSGATGTADFFYREAQRLGYVARSAFKLIQIQKQHKLIAPGAAVLDLGCAPGAWLQVACQNLGPLEKGGVVIGLDVKKVKVPSAHCDSRVRTVCADVMALMKQQARAMSPQERGFSVILSDMCPVVSGITTKDEAISCELGMRALSLAIGKIKLKESADYSITMEKFQSSTGPDPDEDGVLRRGGNLVIKFLENEDVPGFSRFCKEKFKKVSLLRPKATRSSSREIYLICEGLR; translated from the exons ATGAGCGGCGCGACGGGCACCGCCGACTTCTTCTACCGCGAGGCGCAGCGCCTCGGCTACGTTGCTCGCTCCGCCTTCAAG ctGATCCAGATACAGAAGCAGCACAAGCTCATCGCCCCaggcgccgccgtcctcgaccTCGGGTGCGCCCCCGGCGCGTGGCTCCAGGTGGCCTGCCAGAACCTCGGCCCGCTCGAGAAGGGTGGCGTGGTCATCGGCCTTGATGTCAAG AAGGTGAAGGTCCCCTCGGCGCACTGCGACTCACGGGTCAGGACGGTCTGCGCCGATGTCATGGCTCTGATGAAGCAGCAAGCTAGAGCAATGTCGCCGCAG GAACGAGGATTTTCTGTAATATTATCCGACATGTGCCCAGTAGTTTCAGGGATCACAACCAAAGATGAAGCTATATCTTGTGAGCTGGGCATGCGCGCACTCTCTTTAGCAATTGGCAAGATAAAGCTTAAAGAATCAGCTGACTACAGTATCACTATGGAGAAGTTCCAGAGCTCCACGGGTCCTGATCCTGACGAGGATGGTGTTCTTAGACGGGGAGGCAACCTAGTAATCAAGTTTCTGGAGAACGAAGATGTACCAG GGTTTAGCAGATTTTGCAAAGAGAAGTTTAAGAAAGTATCTTTGCTGAGGCCTAAGGCGACAAGATCTAGTTCGAGGGAAATCTACTTGATCTGCGAAGGTTTGCGGTAG
- the LOC100832019 gene encoding uncharacterized protein At5g02240, whose translation MADPAAPRSTVLVTGAGGRTGQIVFNKLKERSDQFVARGLVRTEESKQKIGGADDVYVADIREADSVVPAVQGVDALVILTSATPKMKPGFDPSKGGRPEFYYEDGAYPEQVDWIGQKNQIDAAKAAGVKHIVLVGSMGGTNPNHPLNSLGNGNILVWKRKSEQYLADSGVPYTIVRPGGLQDKDGGVRELIVGKDDELLQTDTKAIPRADVAEVCVQALQYEETKFKAFDLASKPEGVGTPTKDFKALFSQVTSRF comes from the exons ATGGCGGACCCGGCCGCTCCTCGCTCCACCGTCCTCGTCactggcgccggcggccgtaCAG GCCAAATCGTCTTCAACAAGCTCAAGGAGAGATCCGACCAGTTCGTCGCGAGGGGGCTAGTGAGGACAGAGGAGAGTAAGCAGAAGATAGGAGGAGCAGATGACGTTTATGTTGCTGATATCAGGGAGGCAGATAGCGTCGTGCCCGCTGTTCAAGGTGTCGACGCTCTCGTGATCCTCACCAGTGCCACCCCGAAGATGAAACCAGGATTCGACCCCAGCAAAGGCGGTAGGCCTGAGTTCTACTATGAAGATGGGGCGTATCCGGAACAG GTGGATTGGATTGGACAAAAGAACCAGATTGATGCAG CCAAAGCAGCTGGTGTGAAGCACATAGTGTTAGTGGGATCTATGGGAGGAACAAATCCTAACCATCCACTTAACAGCCTTGGCAATGGCAATATATTG GTCTGGAAGCGCAAGTCTGAACAGTATCTGGCAGACAGTGGAGTTCCTTATACAATAGTAAG GCCTGGTGGTTTGCAAGATAAAGATGGGGGCGTGAGGGAGCTGATTGTTGGGAAGGATGATGAGCTTCTCCAGACTGACACCAAGGCAATTCCTAGGGCTGATGTGGCTGAAGTTTGTGTTCAG GCCCTGCAGTATGAAGAGACAAAGTTCAAGGCGTTTGATTTGGCCTCAAAGCCTGAAGGTGTGGGCACGCCAACGAAAGATTTCAAGGCGCTGTTCTCCCAGGTCACCTCTCGGTTTTGA
- the LOC104581531 gene encoding scarecrow-like protein 9, whose amino-acid sequence MGSCEDVDYGDIFSVTNPAAAPNYMFNFSPLQQQQQHPHLRFPAAPHGFHPGSVGPSPPSGPPALGQTPSPSSSITTAELDAPEDVTGDAVLAYINQFLLEDEDEDSCPGASSAATDPQQDSALLAVEKPFVDIIADAAPAGACRQNNNPWMDPCCGFAGNDAGVFVGRQTQTSSCQIVPCEEEPVKLEGDCAVHKGRKNRHGDRGVELEEEEERRSKQSAVCEEETVREMFDKVLLCDGVNCILQSPLPAEAEVSAVYVKGSGNKRGRKKGKPGAAAAEEESVDLTTLLIHCAQATAIDDYRNSVELLKQIRQHSSALGDAGQRLAHYFANGLEARLAGTGSTIYRSLVAQRNTTADILKAFELYVTVCPFNKLSKFFSNEAILNASKDVTRLHIVDYGIRWGFQWPIFMQRIARRLGGPPRLRITGIDLPQPGFRPAERVEATGQRLREYARTFKVPFEYHAIAAKWDTVRVEDLKIDKDELLIVNCTFLMRHMMDETVTDDSPRMRVLNTIRKMNPHMFIHGVVNGTYNAPFFVTRFKEALFYFSSLFDMLETTSSRLDEHRLLIERDFFGREALNVVACEGTERVERPETYKQWQVRNIRAGFRQLPLNQDTVKKARYKVTKSYHKDFLVDEDNKWMLQGWKGKVILAQSTWKPS is encoded by the coding sequence ATGGGTTCGTGCGAGGATGTTGACTATGGCGACATCTTCTCCGTCACCAAcccagccgccgcccccaACTACATGTTCAACTTCTCCcccctccagcagcagcagcagcatccgcACCTCCGATTCCCGGCGGCTCCCCACGGATTCCACCCCGGTTCCGTAGGGCCGTCTCCGCCCTCGGGCCCGCCGGCGCTCGGCCAAACGCCGAGCCCTTCGTCATCTATCACCACCGCCGAGCTGGACGCCCCGGAGGACGTCACCGGCGACGCCGTCCTCGCGTACATCAACCAGTTCCTCCTCGAAGACGAGGATGAGGACTCGTGCCCCGgtgcctcctccgccgcgacgGACCCGCAGCAGGActcggcgctcctcgccgtcgaGAAGCCCTTCGTGGACATCATCGCCGACGCGGCGCCCGCGGGGGCGTGCCGTCAGAATAATAATCCCTGGATGGATCCTTGCTGCGGTTTTGCAGGAAACGACGCTGGTGTGTTCGTGGGCAGACAGACACAGACCTCTTCTTGCCAGATTGTGCCTTGCGAGGAGGAACCGGTGAAGCTGGAAGGGGATTGTGCTGTTCATAAGGGTCGGAAGAACAGACATGGCGACCGTGGcgtggagctggaggaggaggaggagaggaggagcaagCAGTCGGCGGTGTGCGAGGAGGAGACCGTCCGGGAGATGTTCGACAAAGTGCTTCTGTGCGATGGCGTCAACTGCATTCTCCAGTCGCCGTTGCCTGCCGAAGCAGAGGTCAGCGCCGTGTACGTGAAAGGGTCGGGGAACAAGAGAGGgcggaagaaggggaaacctggagcggcggcggcggaggaggagtcggTCGATCTGACAACCCTGCTGATACACTGTGCTCAGGCCACGGCGATCGATGATTACCGGAATTCTGTCGAGCTGCTCAAGCAGATCAGACAGCATTCTTCTGCTCTGGGGGATGCCGGGCAGAGGCTGGCGCATTACTTTGCCAACGGGCTCGAGGCTCGCCTTGCCGGCACAGGTAGCACCATCTATCGCTCACTTGTGGCGCAGCGGAATACTACTGCTGATATACTGAAAGCGTTCGAGCTGTATGTGACGGTATGCCCGTTCAACAAATTGTCAAAGTTCTTCTCTAATGAAGCCATCTTGAATGCTTCCAAGGATGTGACCAGGTTACACATTGTTGACTACGGCATACGGTGGGGCTTCCAGTGGCCAATCTTCATGCAGCGGATCGCAAGGAGACTTGGTGGCCCCCCGAGACTCCGAATCACCGGTATTGACTTACCACAGCCAGGGTTCCGGCCTGCGGAGCGTGTAGAGGCGACAGGGCAGCGTTTACGTGAGTATGCCCGGACGTTCAAAGTCCCCTTTGAATATCATGCCATAGCTGCCAAGTGGGATACCGTCAGAGTTGAAGATCTCAAGATCGACAAGGATGAGCTTCTTATTGTGAACTGCACTTTCCTAATGAGGCACATGATGGACGAGACAGTGACGGATGACAGCCCGAGAATGAGGGTTCTCAACACAATCAGGAAGATGAATCCACATATGTTCATTCATGGGGTTGTCAATGGCACTTACAACGCGCCCTTCTTCGTGACACGCTTCAAGGAGGCCCTGTTCTACTTCTCCTCGCTCTTCGACATGCTTGAAACTACCAGTTCACGGCTGGACGAACATAGGCTTCTGATTGAAAGGGATTTCTTCGGACGGGAAGCTCTAAACGTGGTTGCTTGCGAGGGCACAGAGAGGGTTGAGAGGCCGGAGACTTACAAGCAATGGCAAGTCAGGAACATCAGGGCAGGATTCAGGCAGCTGCCTCTGAATCAAGATACAGTGAAGAAGGCCAGATATAAGGTAACCAAGTCCTATCACAAGGATTTCCTCGTTGATGAAGATAACAAGTGGATGCTGCAAGGTTGGAAGGGCAAAGTCATCTTGGCCCAATCCACATGGAAACCTAGCTAG